From Parus major isolate Abel chromosome 1A, Parus_major1.1, whole genome shotgun sequence, the proteins below share one genomic window:
- the LOC107204775 gene encoding putative Dol-P-Glc:Glc(2)Man(9)GlcNAc(2)-PP-Dol alpha-1,2-glucosyltransferase isoform X2 codes for MERAEAYGFSGTMSGAFLLSCLLFAAVSRRQRGPYMDEVFHVPQAQAYCHGRFLQWDPMITTLPGLYLLSVGVVKPAAWFLGWTGSVVCSVGMLRFINLLFSAGNFYLLYLLLFKIHQKNKLLL; via the exons ATGGAGCGGGCAGAGGCCTACGGCTTCTCGGGCACCATGAGCGGCGCCTTCCTGCTGTCGTGCCTGCTCTTCGCGGCCGTCAGCCGCCGACAGCGCGGGCCCTACATGGACGAGGTGTTCCACGTCCCGCAGGCGCAGGCCTATTGCCACGGCCGCTTCCTGCAG TGGGACCCCATGATCACCACGCTGCCCGGCCTGTACCTGCTCTCCGTGGGAGTGGTGAAGCCCGCGGCGTGGTTCCTCGGCTGGACGGGAAGCGTGGTGTGCTCTGTGGGAATGCTCAGGTTTATCAACCTCCTCTTCAGTGCTGGGAACTTCTATTTGCTGTATTTGCTTCTGTTCAAGATCCATCAGAAGAATAAG